The nucleotide sequence GGTAACTTGCTACAAAGAATGGGGAACATCGTGCAGATGAAGTTTCCCAAGGACTCCATTGTGCAAAGAAAGAAGCATATTACCTTGTTTTCCCACTCAAATTCTGCCCACATGTTTCGGAAAGTAACATCTGCGCACGTAGCAGGTGAGATGTAATCCATGATGTCAATGTGAATATCATTTAGGACAACCACTGATCGTTCCATCACATTGGATGTCTCATAAACAATGTTCCCAAATATGACTCCAGTTTCTGTTGAAGAAACCTTGATATTGGCACGTACTTGCTTGCTTGACTCAGGAGCCAAAGTATAGTTCTGAGGACGGTCAACAAGTTTGAGGTCTCCCATGGTAGCTAATTCCAAACAAAGGTTCTGAAGTGTCTCCTTTGTGCGGTTAACGACAGTAACATCAAGTACAATATCATAATGATGAACTGTCACAAATGCTTCAGCATATACAGGATCACTGAACCCAGTCAACTGAAGAATGCGATTAAGTCTATTTGCATCATCTGTTTCCTTAGTGAATCCACCAGTTGCAGCCTTCAAATCATCTTGGACCTCGTCCTCCAACTCAAGCTGGCTCATGCCCTAGGAAACAAAATAGAAAATGCCAAGTTTGTTTTAACAAGGGGATGAACAGATATAAAGCAGCACGCTAGCAAGTTCTGGCAATTATGAGCTCACCATCCAGGACAATACACAATGATACAGATAATTTCTACTGAAGCTTTGCTGTATACTACATCCGTCGGGAAatacttgtcgctcaaacggatgtatctagatgtattttactgctagatacatccgtttgagcgacaagtatttccggacggagggagtacaacgctaAGGTAAACCCTTTTGTTTCGAAGCAATTGGTCCATTTCACGTGTATCAACCTAACATGCGTAAAACCTGTCTTGATCAGTTGGTTTTCTATCCAGTCAAAGAAGATAAAAGTTTCCTATCTATCCTCCTAGAAAAATCTAGACAACCTGACATTTGGCGAGTATATCAAATCCAATAAACACACATAAACCTAAACCATTCATGTTCAAACAAGGGTATTAACAACTGAACAACAGCAGCAATTAAAACACACATTAGTGAACTACCACGTGTAATACTGTGGTATACAAAAAAGAGCATGAGAAAAGCTAATCAAGCTTTCTTTAAAACCCAAATGCATTGAAAGATGCTAAAAGAAATTGGGCGAGGACTTCTAGGACTACTGGGCAAGTAAAAATGTTACCAGACATGGTATACACGTATCATTCTGCCTGGATGCAAGATACAAATGCTGACTGTACAGCAATTACAAAATCCATTTTGCCTGGATGCAAGATAAGAGTACTCCATATGCTATGCAATAACTTCTCAACAAATATTAGATTCATGATGCCAAGCACCAAGTAATGCATTTACTATTAGAAGCTTGGAAATAGAATGGTTGTAAAGCCAGCTGCCAATTAAGCACTAGCCAAAGAAAATGTGGCAATTTCCATAGGGCAAAAGCAACAACTGATAAGTAGTTTTTACTTGCCTTTCTGCTCTTGAGGTGGTAGAAGTCAATAAGATCATCTGGCTGGGCATGAGAGATCTGTGCCTTGGCCCTCATCTCCTCTGTCTCCCTGAATTGCTTCTCAGCAAGCATCTTGGCAAAACTCTGTCTACATGATTGCAACCAAATCCTCCTCAGATCATCACCAGTGTTGCAAAGCAACCTCACACAAAGCACAATCCTATCATATGAATCATTATCAATCGGTTGGGGAAGGTAGGAGGATAGTCCCAGCTGCAGAATAGACGTCATGACCAGCAAGGCCCCAGTACAGGCCTTGTTTGCTTCAACCTTCGATTGCTGCACCTCCTCCAGCCTTAGTACCAGTTTGGTAAGGGTACATGCCACAACTGCAGCTAAGAAAAAATCACCTGACAGAATGAGTGATCTGAGATTTAGGGTCGATGCTAATGATCCAGGAGTAACTGGAGTCGAAATGGCCTCGGTAGCAGCACTCTGTGTGGCATAAGTGCCATCTGCAAGAACAACAGGCCGCCTGGAAGACACAGTGACAGAGTTCACCACCGGCTGGGCTGGCTTGGAGGAATCAGTTGTCTCCCCTTCCTCTGAGATAGTGAAGAATGGTAGATCCCCAAGGCACTGCTTGATAGTGGCAATGGCGCTTTCGACCTCTGATAAAGATAGGGAGTACTCACCAAGGATCCAGAGAGCGATTGAGCAGACACGGGATGCCCGGATCTGGTAGAAGGTATCACTCAGCCTCTGTATCATGGACACACACAGCTTGGGATTAGTCTCAGTGATCTCACGCACAAATAACACAACATCAACTGCCGCAGCGACATTAGTGTCACCAAGGAAGTCCATGAGAAGGTGCACCACCGATCCAGCCACCTCTGGGTATTCCACAGCACATGCATGAATCGCTTGCACCAGCATCTGACGGTACTCACCACCCTTGTCAAGCTCCCCTGATTGTGTCTTGACCACCTCCTTCTTGAGATAAAGCGCCACCTCCTCCACATTACGAGGAGTGAGCAGATCGAGCACCAAATCCAGCACCTTCCTCTTGACATCCAAATTCGGGCTGGCAAGTGCACGCAGCACATCCATTACTACATCCACCATCACATCCCGGTGTGACGTGTGCAGCTCATTCAGACGGTCCAGGAGAATGAGCCTGACATTGTTGTCACTCTGCGATGAGAGGAGCTGGCAGTATGTTTCGGCGGCAGCTCGCACTGCAGTGGGAGCCGAGGAGAGAGACACGATAGCACCCGCGCACTCATACAGAACCGCGGTGCTTGGAGAGGAACGGAGGGATAAAATGATCTTGATATACCTGCCCTTGTCGGCACGGTGGTTTGGAGGGCGGCAGACCTTGTGGATGAGATCTACTGCGGCCATCTGGAGGAGATCGGGCCACTCCATGACACGCTCGGCGTTGGAGAGCAGGTAAGCCACAGCACGTTCCGTCCCACAGAGGCAGAGCATGACGAACGCGTTTCGCCGGGCGGAGGCGTCCTGCTCCGACGCGAGTGCGCGCTCGACGAGCTCGGGTGCGTCCGGAATGAGCTGATCGCCTTGCGGGAGGCGGTAGATAGCCGAGATGGCGGAGAGCGCGTGGCGGCGGATGAAGTGGTGGCGGTGCTCGAGATTCTCGAGAATGGAAGGAACGAGCGGCTCAAGCACCTCCGGCTCGGAGAGGCGGCAGAGGAACCGCAGCGTGACGCCACGGATGTACTCGTTGGGGTGCTGCAGGTTGTTGCGGAGGTTCTGGCAGATGAGGATCATCTCCGGGAGAACGCGGCCGGCGGCGTCGCGCTTGTCAATGATCTCGAGGTAGAGGAGCAGCAGCTTCTGAATGGTGTGATCCTCGGAAGGGAGGACGTAGCGGACGATGGTGATGAAGAGCGTCGGCAGTGTCTCGCCATTGAGGAGGAGCATGACGGCGCGCTTCATGGCCTCGACCTTAGCGGCGACGTCGCTGCCCTCCAGATCCGCCTTGATCTCGTTCGCCATGGCGGCGGACCCCTTGTCGAAGTGGACAAGCAGCGTGGACGGCTTGTCCATGGTGCCGGACGCGCGCCGGAAGCGCCGGCGGGTGGGTTAACGGTGGTTAGATCAGGGCTGGACAgagtggatctggatctgggcgggTGGAGCGGGAAGAGGGGAGTTGTTCCTATATATATTCCTTTCGGGTTTTTTACTTCGCGTATAAGAATTAAGCAAAGTTTTACCAAAAAAAAGTTTATACTAGCAGCTTGTTTGGTAAACATTTGGGTAGGGGAATATGAGTTTTTTTTCATCGAATTTAGGACCTTATTCATAATAACAAAAATCGGTTACAGTCTGCTCGTAGGCTAGCACGTAGGAA is from Triticum aestivum cultivar Chinese Spring chromosome 3A, IWGSC CS RefSeq v2.1, whole genome shotgun sequence and encodes:
- the LOC123061162 gene encoding coatomer subunit beta-2, which codes for MDKPSTLLVHFDKGSAAMANEIKADLEGSDVAAKVEAMKRAVMLLLNGETLPTLFITIVRYVLPSEDHTIQKLLLLYLEIIDKRDAAGRVLPEMILICQNLRNNLQHPNEYIRGVTLRFLCRLSEPEVLEPLVPSILENLEHRHHFIRRHALSAISAIYRLPQGDQLIPDAPELVERALASEQDASARRNAFVMLCLCGTERAVAYLLSNAERVMEWPDLLQMAAVDLIHKVCRPPNHRADKGRYIKIILSLRSSPSTAVLYECAGAIVSLSSAPTAVRAAAETYCQLLSSQSDNNVRLILLDRLNELHTSHRDVMVDVVMDVLRALASPNLDVKRKVLDLVLDLLTPRNVEEVALYLKKEVVKTQSGELDKGGEYRQMLVQAIHACAVEYPEVAGSVVHLLMDFLGDTNVAAAVDVVLFVREITETNPKLCVSMIQRLSDTFYQIRASRVCSIALWILGEYSLSLSEVESAIATIKQCLGDLPFFTISEEGETTDSSKPAQPVVNSVTVSSRRPVVLADGTYATQSAATEAISTPVTPGSLASTLNLRSLILSGDFFLAAVVACTLTKLVLRLEEVQQSKVEANKACTGALLVMTSILQLGLSSYLPQPIDNDSYDRIVLCVRLLCNTGDDLRRIWLQSCRQSFAKMLAEKQFRETEEMRAKAQISHAQPDDLIDFYHLKSRKGMSQLELEDEVQDDLKAATGGFTKETDDANRLNRILQLTGFSDPVYAEAFVTVHHYDIVLDVTVVNRTKETLQNLCLELATMGDLKLVDRPQNYTLAPESSKQVRANIKVSSTETGVIFGNIVYETSNVMERSVVVLNDIHIDIMDYISPATCADVTFRNMWAEFEWENKVAVNTVIQDEKKFLNHVIKSTNMKCLTPPSALDGECGYIAANLYAKSVFGEDALVNISIEKQVDGKLSGHIRIRSKTQGIALSLGDKITLKQKGGS